ccatgcagccgtcatacctctcaggaagtagacacgttcggtctcctagagatgaacgcactttggtgtgaaaagtgcaaatcaatcccagaacagcagcaaacaactttgtgaagatgctggaggaaacaagtgcaaaagtatctatatccacagtaaaacaagtcctatatcgacataacctaaaaggccactcagcaaggaagaagccactgctccaaagcccccattaaaaagccagacaacgatttttggagaaatgtcctctggtctgattaaagaaaaatagaactgttaggcTATAATGagtcatcgttatgtttggaggaaaaagggggaagcttacaagccgaagaacaccatcccaactgtgaagcacaggggtggcacaaaatggcttaaggacaacaaagtcaaggtattggagtggccatcacaaagccctgacctcaatcctatagagaatttgtgggcagaactgaaaaagcgtgtgcgaacaaggaggcctacaaacctgactcagttacaccagctctgtcaagaggaatgggccaaaattcacccaacttattgtgggaagcttgtggaaggctacccaaaacatttgaaccaagttaaacaatttaaaggcaaagctaccaaacactaattgagtgtatgtgtatgtaaacttctgacacactgggaatgtgaaataaaagctgaaataaatcaaatgttattctgacatttcacattcttaaaataaagtggtgatcctaattgaccaaAGACTGggaagttttactaggattacatgccAGGAatgatgaaaaactgagtttaaatgtatttggctaaggtgtatgtaaacttccgatttcaactgtatatcattAAAAGAAAATAAACACTGAGGGGAGTTCCTCTCAGGGAGAGTAGCACTTAAAGCCTTAAAAGGTCCGAACCCgtaaatacccccccccctcgTCATCAGAACTATGGAACCGCCTTTATCGCTCTCTCTGCTCACAATTACAAAGACAAACATGCAGTTAGAGTCACAGCAAAGAGTTATAAACGGAAGGTCAACAGGGATTAATAGTGTTTAGGCTTCATCGATCCTTCTTGGCTCTCTGCGCTGCCAATCTTGGATTTCCACCAATCGGGGAGAAGACGCTACCTGGGAGAAGATGATTGGGGGTGGTTATCCTCCCCCTGAGGGTAGTTTAAAGTCCCTTAGTGCTCCTTAGTCTCTGGGACAAGGAAGGCCAGGGCTAGGTTCTTTAGAGCTGTCATCGGGTGTGGGGCCACCCTCCGAGCTAGCCTGGGCAGTGGGGGTCGAGCTAGCCTGGCCAGTGGGGGTCGGCAGATCGTCCGAAGGCTCCACGGGGGTGAGGGTGATCTCCACCTCCCCTCGATCCTCCAGCACAGTGGGCAGGGGCAGGCGGTGCTGGGGGGTAGACTGGGAGTTGTTGTTGTTCTTGGTGATGATGGTGGGTGGTCTCGGGGCCCTCTGGATGACCTCTACCATGGCCCTGCCCATGTCCCAGTTTGTGTGACTGGCCCCTGACAGCAGCAGCACGGGCCGTGGGTCAGTCTCAAGCACCACGCCCCGGTGCTCTGGGTCGCCTGTGTCCGCTACCGAATGCAGCTGACCTAGTACCAAGGCCTGCTGGTCCTGGAATACGACCTCCACcacctgggaggaggaggaagagcaggctTTCTGGATCACCCCTCCGGTGAGGGAATTCATAATAGGGGCTTGGTTGACCGAGGGTAAGGGTGGAGGGGGCGGCTGCGGGGGGGTGGTGTCCTCTGGCCGTGGCTTCCTGGGTCGTCCTCGTTTCCGTTTGGCCGGCGTGCCTCCTGGCCCGGGGCCCCCACTTGCTGCCTCGGGGGCCCGTTTGCCCACTGCGCGAGCCCTCTGCACCACCGACGTTGGTGCCACGGGCGCCATGGTGATTGACGGGGCTTTTTCCCTGTCGGGGTAGGAGAGGCTGACGCTCTGGGGGAGGATCATGACGGGGAGAGCGCCCCCTTGCTGCTGGGGAAGGGCAGTCATTGTGATGACTTTCATGCCGCCTGCGTCTTTGGGCGCCAGCGAGGGAGGCGAGGAGCGCACCGAAAGTTGGGACTTTTCCGGGACAGAGCTGCGAGGCAGGATTCGGGGCAAGTGTTTCATCAGAGCCTCCACCTGCAATTCGCGACCCCCCGGGCGTACCGACTCCCCCCCTTTCATAGGCTTGTCACTGGACTGCAGTTTCCCTGGCAACGACTGATCCCCAACGTCTTTATCCCTCTGAGAGAAACAACATCATTGTGTTACATAAAATCAATAtaagtagagtagtagtagtagcccaGCAGTGTGTTAATGTACTTTGCGTTTAGTCTTTGAAAGGGTATTGTTGATGCACTCACTACCTTAGCTTCAGAGCCGCTCCCTTCCGTCTCTGGCCCACCTCCTTTGGATGGTACTGGGTTCTTCTTGATCACCTTGTGGGGCTTTGCAGGACCTCCTGTGAGACAGAGAAAAATCACAAGAAATTCCAACCATAAGATGGTTGCGGATGGTATTGAAGATGACTGAACACAGTGTAACGAGGACGACTGAACACAGTATGATGGAAACACTGAGACTCACCTGCCATAGCGGCAGAAGTGACAAGTTCAGCCTGGCTGCAGCGCGGGTTGACGATGTGCTCCTGCACAAGAAAACGGGCGATCTCGACTACTGTGTCAAAGGAACGCTTGAGGATCTTCTGGGCCCAATCACAGATGAGCTCACAAGCCGCCTCCGTCACCTCTTGCTTGTAGGTCTGCACCAGCTCCGTCAACTCCGACTACATGGACGTACAGCCTTAATCACTACTGACAGTCATTTTTGCACTTAGCTATAGCAAAAGCAATGGTAGTGTGCTATCATCTAACCAGGAAGTGCAGTTGGCTAGTCATACATACCGGGTCGTTTTTCAGGTCCAGGTTTGGCAACAGTGGCATGTTTAGCACCGTCTTCCTGCGGATTCCACTATAACAATACGTGTCAGCGGAGGAGTTAAGGAATAACTGTAGACAGAAAGGGGAACCCCACCCTCTCCACTTATCAATAGATTATGGTAATAATTTTTGATCCTTTGTACTCTGTGGCATTattctattttttttatattttttttttgttgaattttacccctttttccccccagcccgccacaggagtcgctggtgcgcgatgagacaaggacacccctaccgaccaagccctccctaacccgggcgacgctaggccaattgtgcgtcgccccgcggacctcccggtcgcggccggttacgacagagcctgggcgcgaacccaggactctgatggcacagctggcgctgcagtacagcgcccttaaccactgcgccacccgggaggctgtgGCATTATTCTATCCACATTTCCCATATTGTGCAAAAATATAAAATAGGATGCAAATAGGATGCATTGAAGTATGGGTGAATCCCTGAATTCCATCCAGCATTCAGGGAGACGCTTGAATATTTCATTTACAGGTGTCAATGCAGTTGTGGCAAACAAAAGTAAAATTGCGTTAAAATGCTTAAAGGGCCTCCCAAAACAACCTCGTAACAGACTGAAAGGATATTTGGACTGTCCCCTGCCACCAAGCCTCCGGGCTTTGATGTTGGGGAAGATGTCACGGATGATCTTCCCAAAGTTGGCAGCACTCAGAGGCCGGTGCTGCAGGTTTTCACAGTATCTCCTGGGGGATGAGAGTGTAAGAGATCATAACATTAGCTGGGTTGttttcattagggcacaccgtagcaaagcGTTTCAAATgggaaaacaaacatttcttattGATGTCCAGGTAGTCCGGGTTCACGAGTACATTTGTAACTCACAGTCACAGCTGTGCCTCATGACATGAACTTACTTGTATGTCTCGTAGACGTCTTGCTTGGGCAGGCAGGTGTCTGCGTGCTCCTCCAGGTGGCTGCGGATCCAGTTGCAGGTGTGCAGCTGGTCAGCTGTGTTGAAGGAGCTGGggtcactgctgctgctgctcaggACAAACACAGCAAAGCAGTACATCTCAGCAGCCATGTTTTGCTGATATATTTTTAATTTCTTGTGGCGGGAAACAAAGCGACAGTTCAATGTAGACATTTTGAAACAAGTTAAGGCGGTGaaccttaaaaataaaaaaatctaaggAGGAGATTTACACATCCCCAACTTCTCAACCAGTgccaccccccaaaaaagaaaGATGAAAAGCCAGCACAAGGTTCATGTTGCTGCTGTTTTATTCCAGCTGAAACATGCATTGCTGCCCTGgcaatagtaataataatcaaTTTGCACTCACATTTTGGCAAGCAACTAAATAACATTCACAAAATGTCAATCAGTGTCAACTGTTTATAATAGATTTATAAACTTAACTAAATAATTTAGTTTATAAACTACTTATAATAGCATTTATGAATCGTTTTAAGTGTAAAGTTATGGGGGAAAGTCAGTATGTGACTGGGTTATTGAGCTTTGTATACATGTTGACAATAACACCCATGAAAACGTGGACCTCTTCCCTTACCTTGGCAGTGTTCTCTCCTCCAAAGCTGACATCGATGCAGAAATACACCACCGCCTAAGTTGTGCCAGCGGGGCCATTGCCAGACTGAGAAAAAGAGTTTGGGGAATTTGGAGATGCGTGCATGTTCGAGATACATAGATCTGCATGGTCTGTTGAATCTCTGCATCTCAAACGCACACAATAACATCCAGATCAAAACTAAACTTAAAACCACCAGCAGGTAGGTACAATGCACCCCCTTCTGGATGGACCACTGCGGCAACGCTTGCTTGCATGACACCTAATGTATCTCTAATGGACTGAATGGAAATAAAACAAATGGAGGAAGGCCATCCACGGTAGGGCTGCAC
This genomic interval from Oncorhynchus clarkii lewisi isolate Uvic-CL-2024 chromosome 18, UVic_Ocla_1.0, whole genome shotgun sequence contains the following:
- the LOC139373496 gene encoding DNA-binding protein RFX5-like isoform X1, with translation MHMTLLNVESKGTPHSSITGLRVCLPPLCEQTMTEDRLKADPSKREGLDSVEGDTEPSLLLQKLKSNISKNVQGKVDVILQDVQRFSDNDKLYLYLQLPSGPSSGEKSLAMAPLAQLRRWCISASMSALEERTLPSSSSDPSSFNTADQLHTCNWIRSHLEEHADTCLPKQDVYETYKRYCENLQHRPLSAANFGKIIRDIFPNIKARRLGGRGQSKYCYSGIRRKTVLNMPLLPNLDLKNDPSELTELVQTYKQEVTEAACELICDWAQKILKRSFDTVVEIARFLVQEHIVNPRCSQAELVTSAAMAGGPAKPHKVIKKNPVPSKGGGPETEGSGSEAKRDKDVGDQSLPGKLQSSDKPMKGGESVRPGGRELQVEALMKHLPRILPRSSVPEKSQLSVRSSPPSLAPKDAGGMKVITMTALPQQQGGALPVMILPQSVSLSYPDREKAPSITMAPVAPTSVVQRARAVGKRAPEAASGGPGPGGTPAKRKRGRPRKPRPEDTTPPQPPPPPLPSVNQAPIMNSLTGGVIQKACSSSSSQVVEVVFQDQQALVLGQLHSVADTGDPEHRGVVLETDPRPVLLLSGASHTNWDMGRAMVEVIQRAPRPPTIITKNNNNSQSTPQHRLPLPTVLEDRGEVEITLTPVEPSDDLPTPTGQASSTPTAQASSEGGPTPDDSSKEPSPGLPCPRD
- the LOC139373496 gene encoding DNA-binding protein RFX5-like isoform X2, which produces MTEDRLKADPSKREGLDSVEGDTEPSLLLQKLKSNISKNVQGKVDVILQDVQRFSDNDKLYLYLQLPSGPSSGEKSSSSDPSSFNTADQLHTCNWIRSHLEEHADTCLPKQDVYETYKRYCENLQHRPLSAANFGKIIRDIFPNIKARRLGGRGQSKYCYSGIRRKTVLNMPLLPNLDLKNDPSELTELVQTYKQEVTEAACELICDWAQKILKRSFDTVVEIARFLVQEHIVNPRCSQAELVTSAAMAGGPAKPHKVIKKNPVPSKGGGPETEGSGSEAKRDKDVGDQSLPGKLQSSDKPMKGGESVRPGGRELQVEALMKHLPRILPRSSVPEKSQLSVRSSPPSLAPKDAGGMKVITMTALPQQQGGALPVMILPQSVSLSYPDREKAPSITMAPVAPTSVVQRARAVGKRAPEAASGGPGPGGTPAKRKRGRPRKPRPEDTTPPQPPPPPLPSVNQAPIMNSLTGGVIQKACSSSSSQVVEVVFQDQQALVLGQLHSVADTGDPEHRGVVLETDPRPVLLLSGASHTNWDMGRAMVEVIQRAPRPPTIITKNNNNSQSTPQHRLPLPTVLEDRGEVEITLTPVEPSDDLPTPTGQASSTPTAQASSEGGPTPDDSSKEPSPGLPCPRD